From Streptomyces sp. NBC_01551:
CCTGGAGAAGGGCGAGGAGAAGGCGGACCTGACCGGGCTGCGGCGCGCCATGCTCGACGAGCACGCCCGCCCCGGCCACCGGCTCGTGGAGGGCCGCGACCCCGACCGGGACCGGGCCCCGGCGGACTACACCCCGACCGTGGACGGCTGGCGCAGCGCCCGCGCCGCCCTCTTCGAGCGGTTCATCGCCGAGGACCTGGCGGAGGGCGAGACCGGGGCGTTCCTGGTGTGGGGCGACCCCTCGCTCTACGACTCCACGCTCGCGATCCTGGACGAGGTGCTGGAGCGCGGCCGGGTGTCCTTCGAGCACGAGGTCGTGCCCGGCATCAGCAGCATCTCCTCGCTGCTGGCCCGGCACCGGACCAACCTGAACCGGGTCGGCCGCCCGGTCCAGATCACCACCGGCCGGCGGCTCGCGGAGGGCTGGCCGCAGGACGTGGACGACGTGGTGGTGATGCTGGACGCGCGGCACGCCTTCACCGCCCACCTCGACAAGGACCTCTACATCTACTGGGGTGCCTACGTCGGCACCCCGGACGAGATCCTGGTCCAGGGCAGGCTCGCGGAGGTGTCCGGCCGGATCGAGGAGCTGCGGACCGAGGCCCGCGCCCGC
This genomic window contains:
- the cobF gene encoding precorrin-6A synthase (deacetylating) — translated: MKKFSVIGIGAGDPDHLTLQAVKAIGRADAFLILEKGEEKADLTGLRRAMLDEHARPGHRLVEGRDPDRDRAPADYTPTVDGWRSARAALFERFIAEDLAEGETGAFLVWGDPSLYDSTLAILDEVLERGRVSFEHEVVPGISSISSLLARHRTNLNRVGRPVQITTGRRLAEGWPQDVDDVVVMLDARHAFTAHLDKDLYIYWGAYVGTPDEILVQGRLAEVSGRIEELRTEARARKGWIMDTYLLRRS